In Carya illinoinensis cultivar Pawnee chromosome 7, C.illinoinensisPawnee_v1, whole genome shotgun sequence, the following are encoded in one genomic region:
- the LOC122314970 gene encoding universal stress protein A-like protein: protein MKKEEQKIVVAVDESEESMYALSWCLENLVPHNNKSTLVLLYVKPPPTVYALDAAGYMFASDAVSALEKCGSDLVNSVMARAQAVIRNFDTDNTNLERITGSGDAKDVICSTVKKLGADTLVMGSHGYGFFKRALLGSVSDYCAKHAECPVVIVKHPDDK, encoded by the exons ATGAAGAAAGAAGAGCAGAAAATTGTCGTGGCAGTGGACGAGAGCGAGGAGAGCATGTACGCGTTATCATGGTGTCTTGAAAACCTCGTTCCTCATAATAACAAGAGCACCCTCGTACTTCTCTATGTCAAACCACCGCCTACCGTCTACGCCCTAGATGCTGCAG GATATATGTTTGCCAGCGACGCGGTTTCAGCCTTGGAAAAGTGCGGCAGTGATTTGGTGAATTCAGTGATGGCAAGAGCGCAAGCTGTCATCAGGAACTTCGACACCGACAAC ACGAACTTGGAGAGAATAACTGGAAGTGGGGATGCCAAGGatgtgatatgcagtactgtgAAGAAACTTGGAGCTGACACCTTAGTAATGGGAAGCCATGGATATGGTTTCTTTAAGAG GGCTCTGCTTGGGAGTGTGAGCGACTACTGCGCCAAGCATGCCGAGTGTCCCGTCGTGATCGTGAAGCATCCAGATGATAAATGA
- the LOC122315427 gene encoding uncharacterized protein LOC122315427 isoform X1: MGEVVLFVDDLKSSIAIYSDCRICHEEESESCKSLEAPCACSGTVKFAHRDCIQRWCNEKGNTTCEICLQQYEPGYTATSKKSQLIDAAVTIRNIVNRDSLQIPREQEAMDPGLGTMGEYSQCTSAADRGASCCRSLALTFTVILLVRHFFDLLNGGTEDYPFTLLTVLILKVSGIILPMLILMRTVTAIQNSIRRQYEDSDYDTSNLGGDNEEYERQHRAV; this comes from the exons atggGAGAAGTTGtattgtttgtggatgatttgaAATCGAGTATTGCAATCTATTCGGACTGTAGAATTTGCCATGAAGAAGAATCAGAGAGCTGTAAGAGCTTGGAAGCTCCTTGTGCTTGTTCAGGAACCGTTAAG tttGCACACAGAGATTGCATACAGAGGTGGTGTAACGAGAAGGGGAACACCACCTGCGAAATATGTCTCCAG CAATATGAACCAGGATACACTGCAACTTCGAAGAAGTCTCAGTTGATTGATGCAGCAGTGACCATTAG AAACATTGTTAACAGAGATAGCCTGCAAATTCCAAGAGAGCAAGAGGCGATGGATCCAGGATTAGGGACAATGGGCGAGTACTCGCAGTGCACGTCTGCTGCAGATAGAGGTGCttcttgctgccgatccttggCCCTAACA TTTACGGTCATCTTGCTTGTTAGACATTTCTTTGATTTGCTTAATGGTGGAACAGAAGATTACCCCTTCACACTTCTTACA GTACTTATTCTAAAGGTCAGTGGAATTATCCTGCCAATGTTGATATTGATGCGCACAGTCACAGCAATTCAAAATAGCATCAGAAGGCAGTATGAG GATTCTGATTATGACACCTCGAACCTGGGCGGAGACAATGAAGAATACGAACGGCAGCACCGTGCAGTCTAA
- the LOC122315427 gene encoding uncharacterized protein LOC122315427 isoform X2, translating into MGEVVLFVDDLKSSIAIYSDCRICHEEESESCKSLEAPCACSGTVKFAHRDCIQRWCNEKGNTTCEICLQQYEPGYTATSKKSQLIDAAVTIRDSLQIPREQEAMDPGLGTMGEYSQCTSAADRGASCCRSLALTFTVILLVRHFFDLLNGGTEDYPFTLLTVLILKVSGIILPMLILMRTVTAIQNSIRRQYEDSDYDTSNLGGDNEEYERQHRAV; encoded by the exons atggGAGAAGTTGtattgtttgtggatgatttgaAATCGAGTATTGCAATCTATTCGGACTGTAGAATTTGCCATGAAGAAGAATCAGAGAGCTGTAAGAGCTTGGAAGCTCCTTGTGCTTGTTCAGGAACCGTTAAG tttGCACACAGAGATTGCATACAGAGGTGGTGTAACGAGAAGGGGAACACCACCTGCGAAATATGTCTCCAG CAATATGAACCAGGATACACTGCAACTTCGAAGAAGTCTCAGTTGATTGATGCAGCAGTGACCATTAG AGATAGCCTGCAAATTCCAAGAGAGCAAGAGGCGATGGATCCAGGATTAGGGACAATGGGCGAGTACTCGCAGTGCACGTCTGCTGCAGATAGAGGTGCttcttgctgccgatccttggCCCTAACA TTTACGGTCATCTTGCTTGTTAGACATTTCTTTGATTTGCTTAATGGTGGAACAGAAGATTACCCCTTCACACTTCTTACA GTACTTATTCTAAAGGTCAGTGGAATTATCCTGCCAATGTTGATATTGATGCGCACAGTCACAGCAATTCAAAATAGCATCAGAAGGCAGTATGAG GATTCTGATTATGACACCTCGAACCTGGGCGGAGACAATGAAGAATACGAACGGCAGCACCGTGCAGTCTAA
- the LOC122315426 gene encoding DNA mismatch repair protein MSH6: MAPSRRQSSGRSPLVNPQRQITSFFSKASPSPSPSPTLSNSKQRPKIASNSFHKSPNSNPDSTPSPCPCPSPTTPSPLQSKLKKPLLVIGASPLTPPVDKSYGEDAVGRRIKVFWPLDKSWYEGSVKFFDRDANKHLVQYDDAEEELLDLGKEKIEWVEESVKKKFKRLRRGSSDSREAMAQDEEVEIVKEDEVDKGYKRSRQRGTKVVVEDEEVENVEETDANSVGGDDDSSDEDWGKNMEEEVIEDGGEDMHLEEDEENEGLTRSKGKLRGNGSGSRKRKVSEGEKLGSTKKSKNGGGGQDTCKGGFKISLTETLSNAVTESGKASNDLGNALMGDAAERFGMRETEKLFFLGEERRDAKRRRPGDANYDPRTLYLPTDFLRSLSGGQRQWWEFKSKHMDKVLFFKMGKFYELFEMDAHVGAKELGLQYMKGEQPHCGFPEKNFSMNVEKLARKGYRVLVVEQTETPEQLELRRKEKGSKDKVVKREVCAVVTKGTLTEGEMLSSNPDASYLMAVVEGTLENQNADRLFGVCVVDVATSRVVLGQFVDDKECSALCCLLSELRPVEIVKPAKQLSTETERVLLRHTRNPLVNELDPLLEFWDAEKTLHEVKNIYSRIVQQSVSGSLNEANFHGIHSHMEENGLGCLPDVLSDLVRSGENGSCALSALGGTLFYLKQAFLDETLLRFAKFELLPCSGFGNIVSNQYMVLDAAALENLEIFENSRNGDSSGTLYSQLNHCVTAFGKRLLKSWLARPLFHPELIRERQDAVAGLRGINLACAIEFRKALSRLPDMERLLARVFASSEAQGRNANKVVLYEDAAKKQLQEFISALRGCELMAQACSSLGVILENVESRVLHHLLTPGNGLPDIHSVINHFKDAFDWVEANNSGRVIPHGGVDTEYDSACKRVKEVESSLTKHLKEQRKLLGDASITYVTVGKEAYLLEVPESLRGSIPRDYELRSSRKGFFRYWTPNIKKLLGELLQAESEKESMLKSILQRLIGRFCEHHNKWRQLASATAELDVLISLAITSDFYEGPTCRPTIIGSSNPDEVPCFSTKNLGHPVLRSDSLGKGTFVPNDITIGGPGRPSFILLTGPNMGGKSTLLRQVCLAVILAQVGADVPAENFELSPVDQIFVRMGAKDHIMAGQSTFLTELSETALMLSSATCNSLVALDELGRGTSTADGQAIAESVLQHFVHKVQCRGLFSTHYHRLAVNYQKDPKVSLCHMACRVGNGVGDVEEVTFLYRLTPGACPKSYGVNVARLAGLPDSVLQKAAAKSREFEDTYGKDKKKFENNLSNRSWVDEMVELVQKFVDVAETLGCHESPENVGLSSLTELRQRVQILMQKS; encoded by the exons ATGGCACCATCACGCCGACAGAGTAGTGGCCGGTCGCCACTCGTTAACCCACAGCGTCAAATCACTTCCTTCTTCTCCAAAGCGTCTCCGTCTCCTTCACCTTCTCCCACTCTCTCCAACTCCAAGCAACGCCCTAAAATCGCTTCCAATTCTTTCCATAAAAGCCCTAACTCCAATCCCGATTCTACTCCAAGCCCTTGCCCTTGCCCTAGCCCTACCACCCCTTCCCCTCTCCAATCCAAGCTCAAGAAGCCCCTCTTAGTCATCGGCGCGTCTCCCTTAACTCCCCCCGTTGATAAATCCTACGGTGAGGATGCTGTGGGGAGGAGGATCAAGGTCTTTTGGCCGTTGGATAAGTCCTGGTACGAGGGTTCCGTGAAATTCTTCGACAGAGATGCTAATAAGCATTTGGTTCAGTACGATGACGCTGAGGAGGAATTGCTGGATCTGGGGAAAGAGAAGATTGAGTGGGTCGAAGAGAGCGTGAAGAAGAAATTCAAGCGGTTGCGGCGGGGTTCTTCGGATTCGAGGGAGGCGATGGCTCAGGACGAGGAGGTAGAGATCGTTAAGGAGGACGAGGTTGATAAGGGATATAAGCGGTCGCGGCAGCGCGGTACGAAGGTGGTGGTCGAGGATGAGGAGGTCGAGAATGTTGAGGAGACTGATGCTAATAGTGTTGGTGGTGATGATGATTCTAGCGATGAAGATTGGGGAAAAAATATGGAGGAAGAGGTGATTGAGGATGGTGGGGAGGATATGCATTTGGAGGAGgatgaagagaatgaagggCTAACGAGGTCGAAAGGAAAACTTAGAGGGAATGGCAGCGGGTCGAGGAAGCGTAAGGTCAGTGAGGGAGAGAAGCTTGGGTCTACTAAGAAGAGCAAGAATGGCGGTGGTGGCCAGGATACTTGTAAGGGAGGTTTCAAGATTTCTTTGACGGAGACTCTTAGTAATGCGGTTACGGAGA GTGGGAAGGCATCTAATGACCTTGGCAATGCCTTAATGGGCGATGCTGCAGAAAGGTTTGGTATGCGTGAGACTGAAAAGTTATTCTTCCTCGGGGA AGAACGCAGGGATGCAAAAAGAAGACGTCCTGGTGATGCAAACTATGATCCGAGGACTCTTTACTTGCCTACTGATTTTCTAAGAAGTTTGTCAGGCGGCCAG AGACAATGGTGGGAGTTTAAGTCGAAGCATATGGACAAGGTTTTATTTTTCAAG ATGGGCAAGTTTTATGAACTTTTTGAAATggatgcacatgtaggggctaAAGAGCTTGGCTTGCAATATATGAAG GGAGAACAACCGCATTGTGGATTCCCAGAAAAGAACTTCTCAATGAATGTGGAGAAATTGGCTAGAAAG GGTTATCGAGTTCTTGTTGTTGAGCAGACAGAAACCCCTGAACAGCTAGAGCTTCGTCGCAAAGAAAAAGGTTCCAAGGATAAG GTTGTCAAACGTGAAGTATGTGCGGTGGTTACAAAAGGAACACTAACTGAGGGAGAGATGCTGTCATCAAATCCTGATGCTTCTTACCTAATGGCAGTGGTAGAAGGCACACTGGAAAACCAAAATGCAGATCGCCTTTTTGGTGTTTGTGTGGTAGATGTTGCTACCAGCAGGGTTGTTCTTGGACAG tttgtggatgataaggaGTGCAGTGCCTTGTGTTGTCTCTTGTCTGAGTTGAGGCCTGTGGAAATTGTAAAACCTGCAAAACAGCTCAGCACTGAAACAGAAAGAGTACTGCTGAGACACACAAGAAATCCTTTAGTGAATGAGTTAGATCCACTCTTGGAATTCTGGGATGCTGAAAAGACTTTGCATGAAGTTAAAAATATCTACAGCCGCATTGTTCAACAATCAGTTTCTGGATCTCTGAATGAAGCGAATTTTCATGGTATCCATTCTCACATGGAGGAAAATGGGCTGGGTTGCCTACCAGATGTTCTTTCAGACCTAGTGAGGTCAGGGGAGAATGGCAGCTGTGCACTCTCAGCTCTTGGGGGCACTCTTTTCTATCTTAAGCAGGCTTTCCTGGATGAAACATTACTTCGTTTTGCAAAGTTTGAGTTACTTCCTTGCTCTGGTTTTGGTAATATTGTCTCAAACCAATACATGGTTCTTGATGCTGCTGCACTGGAGAACCTTGAGATTTTTGAAAATAGCAGAAATGGAGACTCTTCAGG GACACTCTACTCCCAATTGAACCACTGTGTGACAGCATTTGGGAAGAGGTTGCTCAAATCATGGCTTGCAAGGCCTCTTTTTCATCCAGAGTTAATTCGGGAACGCCAGGATGCTGTTGCAGGTTTACGG GGAATTAATCTAGCTTGTGCAATTGAATTTCGAAAAGCATTGTCCAGGCTCCCAGACATGGAGCGGTTGCTTGCACGTGTTTTTGCCAGCAG TGAAGCTCAAGGAAGGAATGCCAACAAAGTGGTTCTATATGAGGATGCAGCAAAGAAACAGCTCCAAGAGTTCATTTCAGCCCTACGTGGTTGTGAGTTAATGGCCCAGGCATGTTCTTCACTGGGTgttattttggaaaatgttgAATCCAGAGTCCTCCATCATCTGTTAACACCTG GTAATGGTCTCCCTGACATTCATTCAGTAATTAATCATTTCAAGGACGCCTTTGATTGGGTGGAAGCTAATAATTCAGGGCGTGTAATACCCCATGGAGGAGTTGATACAGAGTATGACTCTGCCTGTAAAAGAGTCAAGGAGGTTGAGTCTAGTTTAACGAAACACCTCAAGGAACAGCGAAAGTTGCTTGGAGATGCATCA ATTACATATGTCACCGTTGGGAAAGAGGCATACCTCTTAGAAGTACCAGAGAGTTTGCGGGGGAGCATCCCTCGTGATTATGAGTTACGATCATCTAGAAAG GGCTTCTTCAGATATTGGACTCCAAATATCAAAAAGTTGTTGGGAGAGCTCTTGCAAgcagaatctgaaaaggaaTCCATGCTGAAAAGCATTTTGCAGAGGTTAATTGGACGATTCTGTGAGCATCATAATAAGTGGAGACAATTGGCTTCTGCTACTGCTG AGCTGGATGTTTTGATCAGTCTTGCGATTACAAGCGACTTTTATGAAGGGCCAACATGCCGGCCAACCATAATAGGTTCATCAAATCCAGATGAAGTGCCATGCTTTTCAACAAAAAATTTGGGGCATCCTGTACTTAGAAGTGATTCTTTAGGCAAGGGAACATTTGTCCCCAATGACATTACAATTGGTGGTCCTGGTCGACCCAGCTTCATCCTTCTCACTGGCCCAAATATGGGTGGAAAATCAACTCTTCTTCGCCAAGTGTGCTTGGCTGTAATTTTGGCACAG GTAGGGGCTGATGTTCCTGCAGAAAACTTCGAGCTGTCACCTGTGGACCAAATCTTTGTTCGGATGGGTGCCAAAGATCACATTATGGCAGGCCAAAGTACCTTTCTGACTGAACTTTCAGAAACTGCGTTGATGCTG TCTTCAGCCACTTGCAATTCGTTAGTGGCATTGGATGAACTTGGACGTGGGACATCAACTGCAGATGGACAAGCCATTGC CGAATCAGTTCTTCAACATTTTGTACACAAAGTGCAGTGCCGAGGATTGTTTTCTACCCACTATCACCGATTAGCTGTAAACTATCAGAAAGATCCCAAG GTTTCCCTCTGTCATATGGCATGTAGAGTGGGAAATGGGGTTGGAGATGTGGAAGAAGTTACATTTCTTTACAGGTTGACACCTGGTGCGTGCCCTAAAAGCTATGGTGTTAATGTTGCAAGGTTAGCCG GACTTCCCGATTCCGTACTTCAAAAGGCTGCTGCAAAGTCTAGAGAATTCGAGGATACATATGGTAAAGAcaagaagaaatttgaaaataactTATCCAATCGAAGTTGGGTTGATGAAATGGTAGAACTTGTCCAGAAGTTTGTAGACGTTGCAGAAACTTTGGGGTGCCACGAGTCTCCTGAGAACGTTGGTCTTAGCAGCCTGACCGAACTTCGACAAAGGGTTCAGATACTAATGCAGAAAAGTTGA